The Candidozyma auris chromosome 1, complete sequence genome includes a region encoding these proteins:
- the PGA25 gene encoding Pga25p, whose amino-acid sequence MRLSTQTLTLILCASAFAKVQNEEERANIKRGAIEQNPAAQAEDFAKRGLFDWLTGGGSNDNTGNAGNTDNSDNAASSAAAASPASSNAAAAAAPASSVSPSSSVATSSPASAAVAAADSSTAQQDTSSRESSATAATSSQKGFLDGLFGNNDSTASDSSSSAQASSSAEGSSSESSSSSSKARLFAAASSEAASSEADEDEDCETIDTDLPGPKETPTPNPGNTSSRATASPSGNSESSNSNSASASKSNSNSNPSSSSEGNWWDDIFGPGNTTTASSGSASASGSASGSASGSASGSASDSASATSSDAAGDEDDCSEEPIPSTPGAGTKTTGGGATTTNGPSSGSNGASSNSGSASRTTSGNSSASNGGDDEDCETESIPDFTPTNTGKPTTTTSGASSAGSSSSSKGTPITTQLTTETVGGSTTTFWTTLPGSTTKTHTSLEKVTTSDVLGIKTTITKAGQYTSTSGAAVWICDDEDEWTTTDIIGGGGNGGSGNGGSGSGGSGNGGSGSGGSGSGGSGSGSGGSGSGSSPGTGSGSGGSGSGSGGYGSCADVNCDNVDCGDADYDFWDSEDEDDECEETGGSGNGGSGNGGSGNGGSGNGGNGGGAKTVVSTFTTRRPYTTTKAGQVITGTTDETVVSTYKTTEVGVGTKTHISTTTEECEDQDDDFWDQMEGKSTKSSSSAKDTATSSKASSSASGTNSASKSSSASSSSAPSSSSAPSSSSAADSSTASSSTPASSSSETASSSESSSSASSTSTGGFLSGLFDKREQVQARSGSEKLLPGAACLMLAVLAVAL is encoded by the coding sequence ATGAGATTGTCCACTCAAACATTGACTTTGATCCTTTGCGCCTCTGCTTTCGCCAAGGTGCAaaatgaggaagagagagcAAACATCAAAAGAGGTGCAATTGAACAGAACCCAGCTGCTCAAGCTGAAGACTTCGCCAAAAGAGGCCTCTTTGATTGGCTCACTGGTGGAGGCTCCAACGACAACACCGGCAACGCCGGCAACACCGACAACAGCGACAACGCTGCAAgctctgctgctgccgcctCTCCAGCGTCTTCCaacgctgctgctgccgctgctcctgcttcttctgtgaGCCCTTCAAGCTCGGTCGCTACCTCATCTCCAGCTTCTGCcgctgttgctgctgccgaCTCCTCCACTGCACAACAAGACACCAGCTCTAGGGAAAGCTCTGCCACTGCTGCCACATCCTCCCAGAAGGGATTCTTGGATGGTTTGTTCGGCAACAACGACAGCACAGCTTCTGACTCGTCCTCCAGCGCCCaagcctcttcttctgctgaagGCAGCAGCTCCgagagctcttcttcctcatctaAAGCACGTCTCTTTGcagctgcttcttctgaagCTGCCTCTTCAGAGGctgacgaggatgaggatTGTGAGACAATCGATACCGATCTCCCCGGTCCAAAAGAAACTCCAACACCAAACCCAGGTAATACCTCCTCGAGAGCCactgcttctccaagtgGAAACTCTGAAAGCTCCAACAGCAATAGTGCTTCTGCTCTGAAATCAAACTCCAACCTGAATCCATCCTCTTCCAGTGAAGGAAACTGGTGGGATGATATCTTTGGCCCAGGAAATACCACCACCGCTAGTTCAGGAtctgcctctgcctctggCTCTGCCTCTGGCTCTGCCTCTGGCTCTGCATCGGGCTCTGCGTCAGACTCTGCTTCTGCAACCTCCTCTGATGCCGCTggtgatgaggatgattGTTCCGAGGAGCCAATTCCTTCAACACCAGGTGCTGGCACCAAAACAACAGGTGGAGGAGCCACCACTACAAACGGTCCTTCATCTGGGTCAAACGGTGCCTCTTCCAACAGCGGCAGTGCATCAAGAACCACTTCCGGTAACTCAAGCGCTTCGAATGGCGGTGACGATGAGGATTGTGAGACTGAATCAATTCCTGACTTTACCCCTACCAACACAGGTAAGCCTACCACTACAACGTCAGGTGCCTCTTCTGCTGGAAGCTCTTCTCTGTCGAAAGGCACCCCAATCACCACGCAGTTGACCACCGAAACCGTTGGCGGCCTGACCACAACTTTCTGGACTACGTTGCCTGGCTCCACCACCAAGACTCACacttctttggagaaggttACCACTTCCGATGTTCTTGGAATCAAGACCACTATCACCAAAGCCGGCCAGTACACAAGTACTTCTGGCGCTGCTGTTTGGATCTGtgacgacgaggacgaaTGGACTACTACCGACATTATTGGAGGCGGCGGTAACGGCGGCTCCGGTAACGGTGGCTCAGGTTCAGGTGGTTCCGGTAACGGTGGCTCAGGTTCGGGTGGCTCAGGATCTGGTGGCTCAGGATCCGGCTCTGGAGGATCCGGCTCTGGATCTTCTCCAGGTACTGGCTCAGGATCCGGTGGTTCTGGTTCTGGTTCTGGTGGTTATGGCTCTTGCGCTGATGTCAACTGTGACAATGTTGACTGTGGAGACGCTGACTACGACTTCTGGGACAGTGAagacgaggacgacgagTGTGAAGAGACTGGTGGATCCGGAAATGGCGGATCTGGAAACGGTGGATCTGGAAACGGTGGATCCGGCAACGGTGGCAACGGTGGAGGCGCTAAGACAGTTGTTTCTACTTTTACTACCAGACGTCCTTACACTACCACAAAAGCTGGCCAGGTGATCACTGGTACTACCGACGAGACTGTTGTTTCTACCTATAAGACAACTGAGGTTGGTGTGGGAACAAAGACTCATATCAGCACCACCACGGAGGAATGTGAGGACCAAGACGACGATTTCTGGGACCAGATGGAGGGCAAGTCTACCAAGTCCTCCTCCAGCGCCAAGGACACCGCTACAAGTAGCAAGGCTTCTTCTAGCGCCTCGGGCACTAACTCTGCTTCCAAGTCAAGCTCTGCTTCTAGCTCCAGCGCACCCTCTTCCAGCTCTGCTCCAAGCTCCAGCTCAGCTGCCGACTCTAGTACCgcttcttcatctacaCCagcctcttcatcctcCGAAACTGCTTCTAGCTCGgagtcttcttcatctgccTCGTCAACCCTGACTGGCGGCTTCTTGTCAGGCTTGTTTGACAAGAGAGAGCAGGTTCAGGCTCGCTCTGGAAGTGAGAAATTGCTTCCTGGCGCTGCATGCTTGATGCTTGCAGTGCTTGCGGTTGCATTGTAA